The Thalassotalea sp. HSM 43 genome window below encodes:
- a CDS encoding metal-dependent hydrolase family protein yields the protein MPINNKKLLALFALMPLSTMAADYKILHAGKVLPVPGKTVLSQQSIVIKDNQIDAILPGYITKSEVDKDAEVIDLKDKFIMPGLMDMHVHIQFELGPNNDSETLKLSAEDVAMRSVYFAEKTLQSGFTTVRDLGANPQPLYALRDGINKGWVEGPRIVASGGVSVTGGHGDVDGMRHDLLEKYTSKTICDGPYDCRGATRNAIKYGADVIKITSTGGVLSDTNTGTGQQMADDEIKEIVDAAHALGRKVASHAHAAAGINAALRAGVDSIEHGSYADEDSIQLFKYSGAYLVPTLLAGDTVLKMAETSDFMSDAIRAKARRVGADMIANFSRAYENGVNIAFGTDSGVSSHGNNAYEAVLMYNAGMAPMDILKSATINAADLIDKSSQLGTLEQGKFADIIAMDDNPLKDISALQRVSFVMKDGKVFKHNL from the coding sequence ATGCCAATTAACAATAAAAAACTGCTGGCGCTATTCGCTTTAATGCCATTATCAACAATGGCCGCCGATTATAAGATACTGCATGCTGGTAAGGTATTACCTGTGCCAGGGAAAACGGTGTTAAGTCAGCAATCGATTGTCATAAAGGACAATCAAATTGACGCTATACTGCCTGGATACATCACCAAGTCAGAAGTCGATAAAGATGCCGAAGTTATTGACTTAAAAGATAAATTTATTATGCCTGGGCTTATGGATATGCACGTGCACATTCAATTTGAATTAGGCCCAAATAACGATAGCGAAACCTTGAAATTGTCTGCCGAAGATGTTGCTATGCGCAGTGTTTATTTTGCTGAGAAAACCTTGCAATCAGGGTTCACAACGGTACGCGATCTTGGTGCTAACCCACAACCGCTATATGCGTTACGTGATGGCATAAACAAAGGTTGGGTAGAAGGCCCACGTATTGTCGCCTCAGGTGGTGTATCGGTGACGGGGGGGCATGGTGATGTCGATGGCATGCGTCATGATTTGTTAGAAAAATACACCAGCAAGACCATCTGTGACGGTCCGTACGATTGCCGAGGGGCAACGCGCAATGCCATTAAGTATGGTGCTGACGTTATCAAGATTACCTCAACGGGTGGTGTCTTGTCCGATACCAATACCGGAACCGGACAACAAATGGCTGACGATGAAATCAAAGAAATTGTTGATGCCGCTCACGCGCTCGGTCGCAAAGTTGCTAGTCATGCCCATGCCGCAGCTGGTATCAATGCTGCGTTGCGTGCAGGTGTTGATTCAATTGAACATGGTAGCTATGCCGACGAAGACTCTATTCAGCTATTCAAATACTCAGGGGCGTATTTAGTACCTACTTTATTGGCGGGCGACACCGTATTAAAAATGGCAGAGACCAGTGACTTTATGTCTGATGCCATTAGAGCCAAAGCCCGTAGGGTCGGCGCCGATATGATTGCCAACTTTTCTCGTGCTTATGAGAATGGTGTAAACATTGCTTTTGGTACCGATTCTGGCGTGTCCTCGCATGGCAATAATGCCTATGAAGCGGTGCTTATGTATAACGCCGGTATGGCGCCTATGGATATTTTGAAATCGGCGACAATAAATGCCGCTGACTTAATCGATAAAAGCAGCCAGCTGGGCACGTTAGAGCAAGGTAAATTTGCCGATATCATTGCCATGGATGATAACCCACTAAAAGATATCAGTGCTTTGCAACGTGTTAGCTTTGTGATGAAAGATGGCAAAGTGTTCAAACACAACCTTTAA
- the pntB gene encoding Re/Si-specific NAD(P)(+) transhydrogenase subunit beta, translated as MSEGIISAAYIIAAVLFILSLAGLSKQETAEAGNWYGIIGMTIALVATIAAPQVSGVAIIIVCMVIGGAIGLHFAKKVEMTEMPELVAILHSFVGLAAVFVGFNSFLEHDPLMIGASLTIHNVEVFLGVFIGAVTFTGSVVAFAKLRGLVNSAALMLPHRHKLNLAMVLFSIYLMVEFVGGGGIAFPLIVMTLIAFVFGYHLVASIGGADMPVVVSMLNSYSGWAAASAGFMLGNDLLIITGALVGSSGAILSYIMCKAMNRSFISVIAGGFGTDVQTSSDVDYGEHREISAEATAELLSQAKSVIITPGYGMAVAQAQYPVYEITQALQQKGIKVRFAIHPVAGRLPGHMNVLLAEAKVPYDIVLGMEEINDDFADTDVVLVIGANDTVNPAAAEDPTSPIAGMPVCEVWHAKQVIVFKRSMNTGYAGVQNPLFFKENTDMLFGDAKDSVEKISKAL; from the coding sequence ATGTCTGAAGGAATTATCAGTGCAGCGTATATCATTGCCGCTGTATTATTTATTTTATCGCTTGCTGGTTTAAGCAAGCAGGAAACTGCCGAAGCAGGTAACTGGTACGGTATTATCGGTATGACCATCGCTCTGGTTGCGACCATTGCTGCACCGCAGGTCAGTGGTGTGGCCATTATCATTGTTTGTATGGTGATAGGTGGCGCTATCGGTTTGCACTTTGCCAAAAAGGTTGAGATGACCGAAATGCCGGAATTGGTCGCCATTTTGCACAGCTTTGTTGGCCTAGCTGCGGTATTTGTTGGCTTTAATAGCTTTTTAGAGCATGACCCGTTGATGATAGGCGCAAGTTTAACCATTCATAATGTTGAAGTGTTTTTAGGCGTGTTTATTGGTGCGGTAACCTTTACCGGCTCTGTCGTCGCGTTTGCGAAATTGCGTGGTCTTGTAAACAGCGCGGCGTTAATGCTTCCACATCGCCATAAGTTAAACCTTGCCATGGTGTTATTTTCTATATACCTGATGGTTGAGTTTGTTGGCGGCGGCGGTATCGCTTTCCCACTTATCGTCATGACGTTAATCGCCTTTGTGTTTGGTTATCATTTGGTCGCATCTATTGGCGGTGCGGACATGCCGGTTGTCGTCTCCATGCTTAATTCGTACTCGGGTTGGGCCGCCGCATCGGCGGGCTTTATGCTAGGTAATGACTTATTGATTATTACCGGCGCATTGGTGGGCAGCTCAGGTGCTATTCTGTCTTACATCATGTGTAAAGCCATGAATCGCTCATTTATTAGCGTGATTGCTGGCGGTTTCGGAACCGATGTTCAAACCAGCAGCGATGTCGATTACGGTGAGCACAGAGAGATCAGTGCTGAAGCAACCGCTGAATTATTATCGCAGGCCAAATCTGTGATCATCACGCCGGGTTATGGCATGGCTGTGGCACAAGCGCAGTATCCTGTATATGAAATTACCCAAGCTCTGCAGCAAAAGGGCATTAAAGTTCGCTTTGCGATTCATCCGGTGGCTGGTCGTTTACCGGGGCATATGAACGTACTGTTGGCTGAGGCTAAAGTACCTTACGACATTGTCTTGGGTATGGAAGAAATTAACGATGATTTCGCCGACACTGACGTGGTATTGGTTATTGGTGCTAACGATACGGTAAACCCCGCGGCGGCTGAAGACCCAACCAGTCCGATAGCCGGGATGCCAGTATGTGAAGTGTGGCACGCAAAGCAAGTTATTGTCTTTAAGCGTTCGATGAATACCGGCTATGCTGGTGTACAAAACCCACTGTTCTTTAAAGAAAATACCGACATGTTATTTGGCGATGCTAAAGACAGTGTCGAGAAAATTTCTAAAGCACTGTAG
- a CDS encoding ion transporter yields MVISLSLLQTKLKRIDSSKLFQGIVISVIVLSALLIGAKTHDLPSQVISFLLILDMAITVFFAIEIVIRYLATDSNKEFFKNGWNIFDTLIVIGSLIPAGGSGVLLARLLRVFRVLRLVSMIPELRSLINALLKAIPKMGYIALLMFVIFYIYAAIGSIMFASINDVLWGDVSIALLTLFRVATFEDWTDVMYETMEVYPLSWIFYISFIFFTAFIFLNMMVGTILEVMAEEHELERARAHGESGDGGEPASRAQIEQLQNQISDLQKLITEKHN; encoded by the coding sequence ATGGTCATTAGTCTTTCCCTTTTACAAACCAAACTAAAACGCATTGATTCGAGCAAGTTGTTTCAAGGTATTGTCATTTCCGTCATTGTATTGTCTGCATTATTGATTGGTGCCAAAACTCATGACCTACCAAGCCAAGTCATTTCATTTTTACTGATTCTGGATATGGCGATTACGGTATTCTTTGCTATCGAAATCGTTATTCGTTATTTAGCAACGGACTCAAATAAAGAGTTTTTTAAGAATGGCTGGAACATCTTCGATACATTGATTGTTATTGGCAGCTTAATTCCCGCCGGTGGTTCTGGTGTGCTGTTGGCGCGTTTACTTCGAGTGTTCCGTGTGTTGCGCTTGGTATCGATGATCCCTGAATTAAGATCCTTGATAAACGCACTGCTTAAAGCCATCCCAAAAATGGGCTACATCGCCTTATTAATGTTCGTAATCTTTTATATTTATGCGGCGATTGGCAGCATCATGTTTGCCAGTATTAATGACGTGCTGTGGGGTGACGTTAGCATCGCGCTGCTTACCTTGTTTCGGGTTGCCACTTTTGAAGATTGGACCGACGTTATGTACGAAACAATGGAAGTGTACCCGCTAAGTTGGATTTTCTATATTAGCTTTATCTTTTTCACTGCGTTTATTTTTCTTAATATGATGGTGGGGACGATTCTAGAAGTAATGGCAGAAGAGCACGAGTTAGAAAGGGCTCGCGCACACGGCGAAAGTGGCGATGGCGGAGAACCTGCCTCCCGTGCACAAATTGAACAGTTACAGAACCAAATCAGTGACTTACAAAAATTAATAACAGAAAAGCACAATTGA
- a CDS encoding FKBP-type peptidyl-prolyl cis-trans isomerase, producing the protein MKIDKNTVVQFHYVLKNEQGEVIEDSNKSEAIAILMGHRNMIKGVENALLGKQAGESFSVTVAPEDAYGEYIDGAEQRVPAKHLQGAKKWKPGMVAVVETDQGQRQVTVLKVGRFMITVDTNHPYAGQSLSFDIDVLDVRAADESEISHGHAHGIGGHQH; encoded by the coding sequence ATGAAAATAGACAAAAATACCGTCGTACAATTTCACTATGTGCTTAAGAATGAACAAGGTGAGGTCATTGAAGACTCAAATAAAAGTGAGGCGATTGCCATTTTGATGGGCCACCGCAATATGATCAAAGGTGTTGAAAACGCCTTGTTAGGTAAGCAAGCTGGCGAAAGCTTTAGTGTCACCGTAGCGCCGGAAGATGCCTATGGTGAGTATATTGACGGCGCTGAGCAACGAGTACCAGCCAAACATTTACAAGGTGCCAAGAAGTGGAAACCTGGTATGGTGGCGGTGGTCGAAACAGACCAGGGTCAACGTCAAGTCACGGTGTTAAAAGTAGGCCGTTTTATGATTACCGTCGACACAAACCACCCGTATGCTGGTCAATCGTTGAGTTTTGATATTGACGTGCTAGATGTTAGAGCAGCAGATGAGAGTGAAATATCTCACGGCCACGCTCATGGCATAGGCGGACATCAGCACTAG
- a CDS encoding Re/Si-specific NAD(P)(+) transhydrogenase subunit alpha has product MQIGIPKESLKGENRVAVSPASIQALAKLGFDVVVESGAGDKASFNDTVYGEAGAGIVDANAAWQADLVLKVNPPNDAEVDMLKDGTTLVSFIAPAQNDALLSKLKDKQVDTLAMEMVPRMTRSQSMDALSSMANIAGYRAVVEATNHFGRFLTGQITAAGKIPPAKVMIIGAGVAGLAAIGTAGSLGAIVRAFDTRPEVKEQIESMGAEFLELDYEEEEDTGAGDGYAKEMSQAFIDAEMALFREQAKDVDIIITTAMIPGRPAPKLILEDMVYLMKPGSVIVDLAAPGGGNCELTKPGEMIEINQVKIIGYTDFVSRLPNQSSQLYANNLVNLMKLLCKDKDGNIDIDFDDQVLRNMTVVKDGEVTFPPPPIQVSAAPPVVKPELVKEVVEQPSKPGVGKYLAMLLGAVGFTWVANVAPAEFLSHFTVFVLACVVGYHLVWNVTHALHTPLMSVTNAISGIIIVGALLQVSSDNLLVQILAGVAVLIATINIAGGFFVTKRMLKMFRKEG; this is encoded by the coding sequence ATGCAAATTGGCATTCCAAAGGAGTCACTCAAGGGTGAAAACCGAGTCGCTGTTTCCCCCGCATCTATTCAAGCACTGGCTAAGTTAGGGTTTGATGTTGTTGTCGAAAGCGGAGCCGGTGATAAAGCAAGTTTCAACGATACGGTATATGGCGAAGCTGGAGCGGGCATTGTTGATGCAAACGCAGCTTGGCAGGCGGATTTAGTATTGAAGGTGAATCCGCCTAACGATGCTGAAGTCGATATGCTCAAAGATGGCACCACTTTAGTTAGTTTTATAGCGCCAGCACAAAACGACGCATTACTCAGCAAATTAAAAGATAAACAGGTTGATACTCTGGCCATGGAAATGGTGCCGAGGATGACTCGCTCGCAATCCATGGATGCATTAAGCTCTATGGCAAATATTGCCGGCTACCGCGCGGTAGTCGAAGCAACCAACCATTTTGGTCGTTTTCTTACTGGCCAAATTACCGCCGCCGGTAAAATTCCACCGGCGAAAGTGATGATTATTGGCGCTGGTGTCGCAGGTCTTGCGGCGATAGGTACGGCAGGAAGTTTAGGAGCCATTGTTCGTGCTTTTGACACTCGACCTGAAGTAAAAGAGCAAATAGAAAGTATGGGTGCCGAATTCCTTGAACTCGATTACGAGGAAGAAGAGGACACCGGTGCAGGCGATGGCTATGCCAAAGAAATGAGCCAAGCCTTTATTGATGCTGAAATGGCATTGTTTCGTGAACAAGCGAAAGACGTTGATATTATCATCACAACAGCAATGATCCCTGGTCGTCCTGCACCTAAGTTGATTCTTGAAGACATGGTGTATTTGATGAAACCTGGTTCTGTTATTGTTGATTTAGCCGCACCCGGTGGCGGTAACTGTGAATTGACCAAACCCGGTGAAATGATAGAAATAAACCAAGTGAAAATCATTGGTTATACCGACTTTGTGTCTCGCTTACCGAATCAATCCAGTCAATTGTATGCCAATAACTTAGTCAATTTGATGAAGTTATTATGTAAGGACAAAGACGGCAATATCGACATCGATTTTGACGATCAGGTGTTACGCAATATGACCGTGGTAAAAGACGGCGAAGTTACCTTTCCACCACCGCCTATTCAAGTTTCAGCCGCGCCGCCTGTGGTAAAACCCGAACTGGTAAAAGAGGTTGTTGAGCAACCAAGTAAACCTGGTGTTGGCAAATACCTTGCTATGTTGCTAGGTGCCGTTGGTTTTACCTGGGTCGCAAACGTCGCTCCGGCGGAGTTTTTATCGCACTTTACGGTGTTTGTTCTCGCTTGTGTGGTCGGCTATCACTTGGTTTGGAACGTTACCCACGCACTCCATACGCCATTAATGAGTGTCACCAATGCCATTTCCGGCATTATTATTGTCGGCGCATTATTGCAAGTCAGCAGTGACAATCTACTGGTGCAAATACTGGCTGGGGTGGCGGTGTTAATTGCCACCATCAATATAGCCGGTGGATTTTTTGTCACCAAGCGTATGTTGAAAATGTTTCGTAAAGAGGGGTAA
- a CDS encoding GNAT family N-acetyltransferase, giving the protein MAKCSNTTFKLEFVDSLTKVDKQQWQALFADNPFCHCEFLLSLEQHCLGQGSGWYPQHILVFDGSDIVAAMPGYIKTHSYGEYMFDWNWADAYQQTGQDYYPKYISAIPFTPVSSRRIAIAASHQQHSEQIISAVIKGCQYLQDKLQLSNSQWLYIDKPTSDILATTCPQRIDLHYLWHNRNYQDFDGFLAQLTSRKRKNIKKERAKIAQQHFTFQWLDGAQINDDLWQQFYRFYVNTYRYRSGHDGYLNLPFFQSLSTVLRQHVRLLMVADQTGEFVAGALFVVSDDTLYGRYWGCEAGDDFLHFEVCYYQGIEYAIKHQLAFFDAGVQGEHKLIRGFEPKLSYGNYLFTQQPFAAAITEHLSQQNRHIQMALERAKQYLPYRKDG; this is encoded by the coding sequence ATGGCAAAGTGTTCAAACACAACCTTTAAACTCGAGTTTGTTGACAGCCTAACAAAGGTTGATAAACAACAGTGGCAGGCTTTGTTTGCGGACAATCCGTTCTGCCACTGCGAGTTTTTATTGTCCCTTGAGCAACATTGTTTAGGTCAAGGTAGCGGATGGTATCCACAACATATCTTAGTCTTTGATGGTAGCGACATTGTCGCTGCCATGCCTGGTTACATCAAAACGCACTCCTATGGCGAATACATGTTTGATTGGAACTGGGCTGACGCCTATCAACAAACTGGTCAAGACTATTACCCTAAGTACATCAGTGCTATTCCATTTACGCCGGTAAGCAGCCGTCGCATCGCCATTGCGGCAAGTCATCAGCAGCACAGCGAGCAAATCATTTCGGCGGTTATTAAGGGCTGCCAATATCTGCAAGACAAATTGCAACTATCCAATAGCCAGTGGTTGTATATTGATAAGCCAACCTCCGACATATTGGCAACGACTTGCCCGCAACGTATTGATTTGCATTACCTTTGGCATAATCGAAATTATCAGGACTTTGACGGCTTCCTAGCGCAGCTCACTTCACGTAAACGCAAAAACATCAAAAAAGAACGGGCTAAAATCGCTCAGCAACATTTCACCTTTCAATGGTTAGATGGGGCGCAAATCAATGATGACCTTTGGCAGCAGTTTTATCGTTTTTACGTCAATACCTACCGTTATCGCTCAGGTCACGATGGCTATTTAAATCTACCTTTCTTTCAAAGCTTATCGACCGTGTTACGTCAACATGTGCGCTTGTTGATGGTCGCAGATCAAACCGGTGAGTTCGTCGCAGGGGCCTTATTTGTTGTCAGTGATGATACCTTGTATGGCCGCTATTGGGGCTGTGAGGCAGGGGATGATTTTCTGCACTTTGAAGTCTGTTATTACCAAGGCATTGAATACGCCATTAAGCACCAGCTAGCGTTTTTCGATGCCGGTGTTCAAGGCGAACATAAATTAATCCGCGGTTTTGAACCGAAATTAAGTTATGGCAATTATTTATTTACACAGCAGCCGTTTGCTGCGGCAATAACAGAGCACCTAAGCCAACAAAATCGTCATATACAAATGGCACTCGAGCGCGCTAAACAATATTTACCGTATCGCAAGGACGGTTAA
- a CDS encoding DMT family transporter — translation MTLNQTLLLILLAAIWGASFMFMRVATPEMGPIALIGFRALIGFATLLPFLLFRRGFADLRRHWQGIFIVGMTNTAIPFVLLAYATLTLSAGLTSILNATAPIFAALVGFVWLKQRLTINKTTGLMLGFIGILTLFAGKGDFAIDATAIAIFAGLIAGLNYGFAACYTGKYLSKVNSMSVAVGSQFFAALVYLPILPFFMPEQAISEQAIVATIVLGAICTALAYIIYFYLIKEVGPDKSISVAYLIPVFGVFWGMIFLDEQLTMSMLIGAVLILAGVGMTTGVLKRKSKKVLD, via the coding sequence ATGACTCTCAATCAAACATTGCTGTTGATACTACTGGCCGCCATATGGGGCGCTTCCTTTATGTTTATGAGGGTTGCAACGCCTGAAATGGGCCCGATTGCATTGATTGGTTTTCGAGCACTGATCGGTTTTGCCACGTTATTACCATTTTTATTGTTTCGACGCGGTTTTGCCGATTTACGTCGGCATTGGCAAGGTATATTCATTGTCGGTATGACCAATACTGCCATACCGTTTGTGTTATTGGCTTACGCCACGTTAACTTTATCCGCTGGCTTAACCTCTATTTTAAATGCCACCGCGCCTATCTTTGCCGCTTTGGTCGGCTTTGTTTGGTTAAAACAACGACTGACCATCAACAAGACGACCGGTCTGATGTTGGGCTTTATTGGTATTTTGACCTTATTCGCCGGCAAAGGTGATTTTGCCATTGATGCCACCGCCATCGCTATTTTTGCCGGATTAATTGCCGGCCTTAATTACGGTTTTGCTGCCTGTTATACCGGAAAATACCTTAGTAAGGTAAACTCTATGTCGGTCGCCGTTGGCAGCCAGTTTTTTGCGGCATTGGTGTATTTACCGATTTTGCCCTTTTTCATGCCCGAGCAGGCGATAAGTGAACAAGCGATAGTCGCCACCATAGTACTTGGCGCGATTTGCACCGCCCTTGCCTATATCATCTATTTTTATTTGATCAAAGAAGTTGGCCCAGATAAAAGCATCTCGGTGGCCTACCTTATTCCGGTATTTGGTGTTTTCTGGGGAATGATTTTCCTAGATGAGCAATTGACCATGTCAATGCTTATCGGCGCGGTGTTGATTCTTGCCGGTGTCGGCATGACCACAGGCGTGCTTAAGCGAAAGTCGAAGAAGGTGCTTGATTAA
- the murI gene encoding glutamate racemase: MSTLPATQSPQSQTDLNGSIGIFDSGVGGLSIYQGVKDLLINERVVYVGDMAHSPYGEKSAEFILQRCHKICQYLQQQGVKAIVVACNTATVSVIDSLRAQFSLPIIGVEPAVKPAAMHSKTGHVGVFATRATLASRSFNQLMADLSQFACFHTVACRGLVEAIETMPHDDNHIQRLLNDFSAQVLSHNIDALVLGCTHYPFIKHQLRHILPEHIDIYDTAQAVARQLQRRLQQVDGLAPQTHSLEDVFLTSGDAAFGEQIFSTLLNKSTKVKQLII, from the coding sequence TTGTCTACATTACCTGCTACACAATCACCGCAATCGCAAACTGATCTTAATGGCAGCATTGGCATTTTTGACTCAGGTGTTGGCGGTTTATCCATTTATCAAGGTGTCAAAGACTTACTTATCAATGAGCGAGTGGTGTATGTCGGTGATATGGCGCATTCTCCTTATGGGGAAAAGTCCGCTGAGTTTATTCTTCAGCGCTGCCATAAGATTTGCCAGTATTTACAACAACAAGGGGTAAAAGCCATTGTTGTCGCCTGTAATACCGCAACCGTGTCAGTGATAGACAGTTTGCGAGCACAATTTAGTCTGCCTATTATCGGGGTGGAGCCAGCGGTAAAGCCTGCGGCTATGCACAGTAAAACCGGTCACGTTGGCGTGTTTGCTACGCGGGCGACATTAGCCAGTCGTAGTTTCAATCAATTGATGGCAGACCTTAGCCAATTCGCTTGTTTTCATACCGTAGCTTGTCGCGGTTTGGTTGAAGCGATCGAAACCATGCCACATGACGACAATCACATTCAGCGACTGTTAAACGATTTTAGCGCACAGGTATTATCACATAACATTGATGCTCTGGTGTTAGGGTGTACTCACTATCCATTTATCAAACATCAACTGCGCCACATATTACCAGAGCACATCGATATTTATGATACCGCACAGGCAGTAGCACGACAGTTACAACGTCGATTGCAACAAGTCGACGGCTTAGCGCCACAAACACATTCGCTTGAAGATGTGTTCTTAACCAGCGGCGATGCGGCCTTTGGCGAACAGATATTCTCAACGCTATTAAATAAATCAACTAAAGTTAAACAATTAATTATCTAA
- a CDS encoding porin family protein, with the protein MKTASAVFLKVFVFIMLIFLSFQALSSQGDWYLKPKIGITYIDDTDAEGEASIDLEDKIPIEPDTGYVAGLGIGYFVSDNVSLELSYSYFDSDADVTFDEFDTLDDPKLDANFSVSVISLNAYWHVQFKGNMRPYLGIGIGTTTDTELDIENDNDSITLENDSDIAFSIMAGMDFRMSENLSLLAELKYTNLELTDLEQNSASVRLDTIDFTPVSAEIGLQYSF; encoded by the coding sequence ATGAAAACAGCCAGTGCCGTATTTCTCAAAGTTTTCGTATTTATAATGCTGATCTTTTTAAGCTTTCAAGCGCTTTCATCACAAGGCGACTGGTACTTAAAACCGAAAATAGGCATTACCTACATTGATGACACCGATGCCGAGGGCGAGGCATCAATCGACTTAGAAGATAAAATTCCAATTGAGCCCGACACAGGCTATGTTGCCGGTTTAGGTATCGGTTATTTTGTCTCTGATAATGTCTCTTTAGAACTCAGTTACAGCTACTTCGACAGTGATGCTGATGTCACCTTTGATGAATTCGACACCCTAGACGACCCTAAACTAGATGCTAACTTTAGTGTTTCTGTGATTTCGCTGAATGCCTATTGGCATGTGCAATTTAAAGGCAATATGCGTCCATATCTTGGCATTGGTATAGGTACGACAACCGATACAGAACTGGACATCGAAAACGACAATGACTCGATTACCTTAGAAAATGACTCTGACATTGCCTTTTCGATAATGGCGGGTATGGATTTTCGCATGAGCGAAAACTTATCGTTGTTGGCCGAGCTAAAATATACCAATTTAGAGCTCACCGATTTAGAGCAAAATTCTGCTTCAGTGCGTCTCGACACTATCGACTTTACCCCGGTCAGTGCCGAAATTGGCCTGCAATACAGCTTTTAA